One part of the Saprospiraceae bacterium genome encodes these proteins:
- a CDS encoding universal stress protein, which produces MKRILVPIDYSNPSLQAARYAFHFALESGATLDFLHIFSIPVSAVDSYVYVPDHEEIEAIRNNHLNHLNEIASDLRLKSAISIQINVHCVYGHPIEQILEFGKQYKNDLIIIGLQGEGFLKERFVGSITTHLFRKSHIPVIAIHSTTTYSKIKNILFAYDLKPFSNKQLLKPLVELANYFNAHVHVLNVTDELEIFPNISEQLQANHLNPPLNLNNTSYHIVENENIVDGIKEYLAMNTIDLIVIISREHSVITNIFDERISKKTAFNLDLPILAFHD; this is translated from the coding sequence ATGAAGAGAATTCTGGTACCTATTGATTATTCTAATCCGTCACTGCAAGCGGCCAGATATGCCTTTCACTTTGCTCTTGAAAGTGGTGCCACTTTGGATTTTCTGCATATCTTTTCAATTCCTGTTTCTGCCGTAGATTCATATGTATACGTACCAGATCATGAAGAAATAGAAGCAATCAGAAATAATCACTTAAATCATTTGAATGAAATTGCTTCAGATCTCAGACTAAAGAGTGCAATTTCAATCCAAATAAATGTCCATTGCGTTTATGGTCATCCAATCGAACAGATTCTTGAATTTGGTAAACAATATAAAAATGACCTTATTATTATAGGACTGCAAGGTGAGGGTTTCCTTAAAGAGCGATTTGTAGGAAGTATAACAACCCACTTGTTTAGAAAATCCCATATTCCAGTTATAGCAATCCATTCTACAACAACCTATTCAAAAATAAAAAATATTCTCTTTGCATATGACCTTAAACCATTTTCAAATAAACAATTATTAAAACCACTGGTAGAACTGGCAAACTATTTTAATGCACATGTGCATGTACTAAATGTTACAGACGAATTGGAAATATTTCCTAACATCTCTGAACAATTACAAGCCAACCACTTAAATCCTCCATTGAATTTAAATAATACTTCCTATCATATTGTTGAAAACGAGAACATCGTAGATGGAATTAAGGAATACTTAGCTATGAACACCATAGACCTCATTGTTATCATTTCTAGAGAACATTCTGTAATTACAAATATCTTCGACGAGCGGATTTCAAAGAAAACTGCATTCAATTTAGATCTACCTATTTTAGCATTCCATGATTAA
- a CDS encoding universal stress protein, with amino-acid sequence MRSFSQILCPFDFSEFAEKALDYAVRLTKTSGERLTVLHVLVNPFMFDGGGPILGNNLLAMDLLNKMRDEEQLKLSELKEKLIADNPGLKIDFLVEENNDIGESVIQVQVKLNADLIVIGSHGRKGLKRVFLGSVAEDVLRNAKCPVLVVK; translated from the coding sequence ATGAGATCTTTTAGTCAAATTTTATGTCCTTTTGACTTTTCTGAGTTTGCTGAAAAAGCCTTAGACTATGCAGTTAGATTAACTAAAACAAGTGGAGAGCGACTTACTGTTTTGCATGTCCTAGTAAATCCATTTATGTTTGATGGAGGGGGTCCAATTTTGGGAAACAATTTGTTGGCAATGGATTTATTAAATAAAATGAGAGATGAAGAGCAATTAAAACTTTCCGAATTAAAGGAGAAATTAATTGCTGATAATCCGGGATTGAAAATTGATTTTTTAGTAGAGGAAAACAATGATATTGGAGAATCTGTGATACAAGTACAAGTCAAGCTAAATGCAGATCTTATAGTAATTGGTTCACATGGGAGAAAAGGACTGAAGAGAGTATTTCTTGGTAGTGTTGCAGAAGATGTTTTAAGAAATGCAAAATGCCCAGTTTTGGTTGTTAAATAG
- a CDS encoding CBS domain-containing protein has protein sequence MHFKDLVGLISKSDLQLYANSDMDPISIDIKEDQKLKFTKVKQIMVVRLGKLEPQDRIELAIEVFLTNYFHCLPIVDGKELMGLLTPYDILRYVATASKS, from the coding sequence GTGCATTTTAAGGATCTTGTAGGCTTAATTAGTAAATCTGATTTACAGTTGTATGCTAATTCTGATATGGATCCTATTAGTATTGATATAAAAGAGGACCAAAAATTGAAATTTACTAAAGTAAAGCAAATTATGGTAGTCAGGTTGGGAAAATTAGAGCCACAAGATAGAATTGAGCTTGCGATTGAAGTGTTTTTAACCAATTATTTTCATTGTCTTCCAATTGTGGATGGAAAAGAGTTGATGGGACTCTTAACACCTTATGACATTCTGAGATATGTGGCTACTGCAAGTAAAAGTTAA
- a CDS encoding PAS domain S-box protein, whose amino-acid sequence MIFVSKINDSNHMDQHGFHKNSNFLSSVFETAIDAIIIINKLGIIQLLNKNAAATFGYEVDELIGQNINIIVPEPDKSKHDQYIKNHLETGIKKLLELDER is encoded by the coding sequence ATGATCTTTGTCAGCAAAATCAATGATAGCAATCATATGGATCAACACGGCTTTCATAAAAATAGCAATTTTTTAAGTTCCGTTTTTGAAACGGCCATTGATGCTATTATAATAATTAATAAATTAGGTATCATCCAATTATTAAATAAAAATGCAGCTGCAACTTTTGGATACGAAGTTGATGAACTCATTGGTCAAAATATCAATATTATTGTTCCTGAACCGGATAAAAGTAAGCATGACCAATATATAAAAAATCATTTAGAAACCGGAATTAAAAAATTATTGGAATTGGACGAGAGGTAA
- a CDS encoding HAMP domain-containing histidine kinase, translated as MIHDLSAQKEAENKLWYVNRNLENLVDSRTGQLQESINQLSSSNRFLEHEIDFRITVEQKLKVREQELLDALEKERDLSLLKSRFVSIASHEFRTPLANILSSINLVDRYESAEFVDKRKVHISKIKNNIHYLNGILNEFLTLTRIEEGKFELKIESFEIHGMLHEIIEDFNLIKKTGQTLKLNTNNLEGALIETDKTCLKHIMNNLISNAIKYSGEHATIEIELSKLNNFYNILVKDNGIGIPNTEQKFIFDIFYRGSNVLNIQGTGLGLNIVKKYLDTIKGNIRFESMETEGTQITIQLPEIFNYEKNSDH; from the coding sequence GTGATTCATGATCTAAGTGCGCAAAAGGAAGCGGAGAATAAGTTGTGGTATGTAAATAGAAATCTTGAAAATTTGGTGGACTCCAGAACTGGTCAACTTCAAGAAAGTATTAATCAATTAAGTTCAAGTAATCGTTTTTTAGAGCATGAAATTGATTTCAGGATCACCGTTGAGCAAAAATTAAAAGTGAGAGAACAAGAGTTGCTTGATGCCCTGGAAAAAGAACGCGATTTGAGTCTTTTAAAATCCCGCTTTGTATCTATTGCATCTCATGAATTTCGAACCCCTTTGGCAAATATACTAAGCTCTATTAATCTAGTAGATCGGTATGAAAGTGCTGAATTCGTAGATAAACGCAAAGTGCATATTTCTAAAATCAAAAACAACATTCATTATTTAAATGGAATTTTAAATGAATTTTTAACCCTTACGAGAATCGAAGAGGGCAAATTTGAACTTAAGATTGAATCCTTTGAAATACATGGCATGCTGCATGAAATCATTGAAGACTTTAATTTAATCAAGAAAACAGGACAAACACTTAAATTAAATACAAACAACTTAGAAGGCGCCTTAATAGAAACTGATAAAACCTGTCTAAAACACATTATGAATAATTTAATATCGAATGCTATTAAATATTCTGGTGAACATGCTACTATTGAAATTGAACTTTCTAAACTTAATAACTTTTATAATATTTTAGTAAAAGATAACGGGATAGGAATTCCAAATACTGAACAAAAATTTATATTTGATATTTTTTATCGCGGTTCTAATGTATTAAATATACAAGGAACCGGACTCGGACTAAATATTGTAAAAAAATATCTGGATACAATCAAAGGTAATATTCGATTTGAATCCATGGAGACCGAAGGAACACAAATAACAATTCAATTACCTGAAATATTTAATTATGAAAAAAATTCTGATCATTGA
- a CDS encoding response regulator, whose translation MKKILIIEDNTEMRENITEILQLSGYHVFAAADGVLGVQAAREHKPDLILCDIMMPNLDGFGVLKILNHDELLKNTPLVFLTAKAEKEDFRKGMNLGAEDYLIKPFEDSDLLQVVENKLHKYENLSKSRASKILTGLIHFEEFVNLKQVQDLITHCETKEFGKKSKIWMLHENINNIYYIEKGMAKEVIETVGGKELILDFYRAPCFMGLYHLFQTKYKSTTEIIEPSYIKSISKKLIEDIILKENLLTSYQHHFAERSQDYVQRLAINSFGNVREKVAYHLYNLSKSFQESAIHLGREDLASYCGIAKETLIRTLTEFKEEKLIQLNSEGIIILQSQKLISFFL comes from the coding sequence ATGAAAAAAATTCTGATCATTGAAGATAATACAGAAATGCGAGAGAATATTACTGAAATTCTGCAGCTTTCTGGATATCATGTTTTCGCAGCAGCAGATGGTGTGCTTGGAGTACAAGCAGCTCGGGAGCACAAACCTGATCTCATTTTGTGTGATATTATGATGCCTAATTTAGATGGTTTTGGAGTTTTAAAAATCTTAAATCATGATGAACTATTAAAAAACACACCCTTAGTGTTTCTAACAGCCAAAGCCGAGAAAGAAGACTTTCGTAAAGGCATGAATTTAGGCGCTGAAGATTACTTGATCAAACCCTTTGAAGATTCCGATTTATTACAAGTAGTTGAAAATAAATTGCATAAATATGAAAATTTATCAAAGTCTCGAGCTTCCAAAATATTAACCGGACTTATTCATTTTGAAGAATTTGTAAATCTAAAGCAAGTTCAGGATTTAATAACGCATTGTGAAACCAAGGAGTTTGGAAAAAAATCAAAAATCTGGATGCTTCATGAAAACATTAATAATATATATTACATCGAAAAAGGGATGGCCAAAGAAGTAATCGAAACGGTAGGAGGAAAAGAACTTATTCTGGATTTTTATCGAGCACCATGTTTTATGGGTTTATATCATTTATTTCAAACAAAATACAAATCGACTACAGAAATTATAGAACCGTCATATATTAAATCAATTTCAAAAAAATTGATTGAGGATATTATTCTAAAAGAGAATTTATTGACATCATATCAACATCACTTTGCTGAAAGATCCCAAGATTATGTCCAACGATTAGCGATAAATTCCTTTGGCAATGTCCGGGAAAAAGTAGCGTACCATTTATATAATCTTTCCAAATCTTTTCAAGAATCTGCAATCCACCTGGGTCGTGAGGATTTAGCTTCCTATTGCGGAATTGCAAAAGAAACGCTCATTCGCACCTTGACAGAATTTAAGGAAGAAAAATTAATTCAGTTAAATTCAGAAGGCATAATTATTCTGCAATCGCAGAAATTGATTTCCTTCTTTCTATAG
- a CDS encoding tryptophanase: protein MKTIIEPFRIKSVEPIYFNSKEERKTILEGASYNAFLIHSQDVLIDLLTDSGTSAMSSNQWAGIMQGDESYAGSPSFFRFEKVIQQITSMPLVIPTHQGRAAEKILFSILGGKGKFILSNTLFDTTRANIEFSGAEGIDLLCAEGKLPSVPSPFKGNMDVEALKQVIKEKGSENIPLCIITITNNSGGGQPVSMQNIRAVKEICIQHKIPLYIDACRFAENCYFIKLREKEFNDKPVLEIVKELFSYADGCTMSAKKDAFANIGGFLAMHDEELAQKCRNLLVITEGFPTYGGLAGRDLEAIAIGLMEVMDENYLQYRIRSIEYLTNKLINAGVPVMQPAGGHAVYIDAKEFLPHIPINQYPGQALVCALYEEGGIRSVEIGSLMFGKYDASNQLISAQMELVRLAIPRRVYTQSHIDYVAEVILEVFANRTAIKGLKIIEEAPVLRHFTAKLKPI from the coding sequence ATGAAAACAATCATAGAACCTTTTCGAATAAAATCTGTAGAACCCATTTATTTTAATTCCAAAGAAGAGCGCAAAACGATTCTTGAAGGTGCATCTTACAATGCATTTCTCATCCATTCCCAGGATGTCCTCATTGATCTACTCACAGATAGTGGCACGAGCGCCATGAGCAGCAATCAATGGGCAGGAATTATGCAAGGCGATGAATCCTATGCTGGAAGTCCAAGCTTTTTCAGATTTGAAAAGGTAATCCAACAAATTACTAGTATGCCATTGGTAATACCAACACATCAGGGAAGGGCTGCAGAGAAAATCCTCTTTAGTATTCTGGGAGGTAAAGGAAAGTTTATTCTCAGCAACACTTTATTTGATACCACCCGGGCAAATATTGAATTTTCTGGAGCTGAAGGTATTGACCTTTTATGCGCTGAAGGAAAACTTCCATCTGTACCGTCTCCATTTAAAGGAAATATGGATGTGGAGGCCTTGAAGCAAGTTATTAAAGAAAAAGGATCAGAAAATATTCCATTATGTATAATTACAATAACTAACAATTCAGGAGGTGGACAACCTGTTAGCATGCAAAATATTAGAGCTGTAAAAGAGATCTGCATACAACACAAAATTCCTTTATATATTGATGCCTGCCGGTTTGCTGAAAATTGTTACTTTATAAAATTGCGAGAAAAGGAATTTAATGACAAACCGGTTTTAGAAATTGTTAAAGAATTATTTTCATATGCAGATGGTTGCACGATGAGTGCAAAAAAAGATGCTTTTGCAAACATAGGTGGTTTTCTAGCAATGCATGATGAAGAGCTAGCACAAAAATGTCGTAATTTATTAGTTATTACAGAAGGCTTTCCTACCTATGGTGGACTTGCCGGAAGAGATCTGGAAGCCATAGCAATCGGACTCATGGAGGTCATGGATGAAAATTATCTACAATACAGAATACGCAGTATTGAATATCTTACGAATAAATTAATAAATGCAGGGGTTCCTGTAATGCAACCTGCTGGTGGGCATGCTGTTTATATCGATGCAAAAGAATTTTTACCACACATTCCTATAAACCAATATCCAGGGCAAGCTTTAGTTTGTGCACTTTACGAAGAAGGTGGCATTCGAAGTGTTGAAATAGGATCTTTAATGTTTGGAAAATATGATGCATCGAATCAGTTGATTTCAGCGCAAATGGAACTCGTACGACTTGCCATTCCAAGACGGGTTTACACCCAAAGTCACATTGATTATGTTGCGGAAGTAATTCTTGAAGTTTTTGCAAATAGAACTGCAATCAAAGGTTTAAAAATAATTGAAGAAGCTCCAGTCTTAAGACATTTTACGGCAAAATTAAAACCCATTTAA
- a CDS encoding LytTR family transcriptional regulator encodes MAEFALFTKDQNVFQHLKIYHNALDFNPKDNLSNYKLICIYLDSESKLQEILDETPELKSFKQMLLGIFDGSNPSISWSLKYEFKSFINLSQFKILLESNQSQPTYDGIFLKVKNRLEKIKFSQVRWIMAKDVYSIIKTEDARYLIGHTLKEMEEKLTPYTSFKRIHRSYIVNIDFIEAIEEGELIIDSEAIPIGPAYKEDLMTRLLFM; translated from the coding sequence TTGGCTGAGTTTGCTCTATTTACAAAGGATCAAAATGTTTTTCAGCATTTGAAAATCTATCATAACGCTTTGGATTTTAACCCCAAAGACAATCTTAGTAATTATAAACTCATTTGTATTTATCTGGATTCTGAGTCGAAGCTTCAGGAAATCCTGGATGAAACCCCTGAATTAAAAAGCTTTAAACAAATGCTCTTGGGAATATTTGACGGTAGTAATCCTTCTATCAGTTGGTCTTTAAAGTACGAGTTCAAAAGTTTTATAAATCTTAGTCAGTTCAAAATTCTTCTTGAATCCAATCAAAGCCAACCCACTTATGACGGTATTTTTTTAAAAGTTAAAAATCGCTTGGAAAAAATCAAGTTCAGCCAAGTCCGTTGGATTATGGCAAAAGATGTCTATTCCATCATTAAAACCGAAGATGCCAGATACTTAATAGGGCATACGCTTAAGGAAATGGAAGAAAAATTGACTCCGTACACTAGTTTTAAAAGAATTCATAGGTCCTATATCGTAAATATCGATTTTATTGAAGCTATTGAAGAAGGAGAATTGATCATTGATTCAGAAGCAATACCCATCGGACCAGCCTATAAAGAAGATCTCATGACCAGATTGCTCTTTATGTAA